In one window of Streptomyces roseofulvus DNA:
- a CDS encoding helix-turn-helix domain-containing protein, with protein sequence MATVNRPEEDGEHVCGIDTAMEVIGGKWKVLILWALHDGPDRRFGELRRMVPGITEKVLASHLREMEADGIVRRVSYEEVPPRVEYGLTKDGVRLNDALEPLAAWGRERREGTGPG encoded by the coding sequence ATGGCGACGGTCAACCGGCCCGAGGAGGACGGCGAGCACGTCTGCGGCATCGACACCGCCATGGAGGTGATCGGCGGCAAGTGGAAGGTGCTCATCCTGTGGGCCCTCCACGACGGGCCCGACCGGCGCTTCGGGGAGCTGCGGCGGATGGTGCCGGGCATCACCGAGAAGGTCCTCGCCTCGCACCTGCGGGAGATGGAGGCGGACGGGATCGTCCGCCGCGTCTCGTACGAGGAGGTCCCGCCGCGCGTCGAGTACGGGCTCACCAAGGACGGCGTCCGCCTCAACGACGCCCTGGAACCGCTCGCCGCCTGGGGCCGCGAGCGGCGGGAGGGGACCGGGCCGGGCTAG
- a CDS encoding trehalose-6-phosphate synthase, whose amino-acid sequence MVSVLVASNRGPVSYTIGDDGTLSSRRGGGGLVSGLSAVDSQDSLWVCAALGDGDREAVRRGVAEPGVRMLDIDPEVYADAYNGIANSVLWFLHHHLYDIPREPVFDAEFRRRWESYRAYNRAFAEALAAEAGEGAAVLVQDYHLALVPGMLRELRPDLRIGHFTHTPWVSSEYLRMVPDDIVEELLWGMLGADELGFHTWGWASYFIGCCSQRDDSTGMAQGVWPSGDPWYGVEWRRYGLGKGRTRVQVYALGVDGDDLRALAHRPQVDERLARLREEVGGRKTIVRVDRTELSKNILRGLLAYRELLTTHPEWRDKVVHLASAYPSRQDLESYRAYTASVVALAEEINAEFGTPDWQPVLISVEDDFTRSLAAYRLADVALVNPVRDGMNLVAKEIPVVSDAGCALVLSTGAGAHQELRQDALTVNPYDVSATAEALHQALAMPADERAARTARLAEAATALPPQRWFLDQLEALRNPS is encoded by the coding sequence ATGGTTTCCGTACTCGTGGCATCCAACCGGGGGCCCGTCTCCTACACGATCGGTGACGACGGCACGCTCTCCTCCCGCAGGGGCGGGGGCGGCCTCGTCTCCGGCCTGAGCGCCGTGGACTCGCAGGACAGCCTCTGGGTGTGCGCGGCCCTCGGCGACGGCGACCGCGAGGCCGTCCGGCGCGGGGTCGCCGAGCCGGGGGTGCGGATGCTGGACATCGACCCGGAGGTGTACGCCGACGCGTACAACGGCATCGCGAACTCGGTGCTCTGGTTCCTCCACCACCACCTGTACGACATCCCGCGCGAGCCCGTCTTCGACGCGGAGTTCCGGCGCCGCTGGGAGTCGTACCGCGCCTACAACCGCGCCTTCGCCGAGGCGCTGGCCGCCGAGGCCGGCGAGGGCGCGGCGGTCCTGGTGCAGGACTACCACCTGGCGCTGGTCCCCGGGATGCTCCGCGAGCTCCGCCCCGACCTCCGGATCGGCCACTTCACGCACACCCCGTGGGTGTCGTCGGAGTACCTGCGGATGGTGCCGGACGACATCGTCGAGGAGCTGCTGTGGGGCATGCTCGGCGCCGACGAGCTCGGTTTCCACACCTGGGGATGGGCGTCGTACTTCATCGGCTGCTGCTCCCAGCGCGACGACTCCACCGGCATGGCGCAGGGCGTCTGGCCGAGCGGCGACCCCTGGTACGGGGTGGAGTGGCGGCGGTACGGCCTCGGGAAGGGCCGCACCCGCGTCCAGGTGTACGCGCTCGGCGTCGACGGCGACGACCTGCGGGCCCTGGCCCACCGCCCCCAGGTCGACGAACGGCTGGCCCGCCTCCGCGAGGAGGTCGGGGGCCGGAAGACCATCGTCCGCGTCGACCGGACCGAGCTCTCGAAGAACATCCTCCGCGGCCTCCTCGCCTACCGCGAACTGCTCACGACGCACCCCGAGTGGCGCGACAAGGTCGTCCACCTGGCCTCCGCCTATCCCTCCCGGCAGGACCTGGAGTCGTACCGCGCGTACACGGCCTCGGTCGTCGCCCTGGCCGAGGAGATCAACGCCGAGTTCGGCACCCCCGACTGGCAGCCCGTCCTGATCTCCGTCGAGGACGACTTCACCCGCTCCCTCGCCGCCTACCGCCTGGCCGACGTGGCCCTGGTGAACCCGGTCCGCGACGGCATGAACCTGGTCGCGAAGGAGATACCGGTGGTCTCCGACGCCGGCTGCGCCCTGGTCCTGTCGACGGGCGCCGGCGCCCACCAGGAGCTGCGCCAGGACGCCCTCACGGTCAACCCCTACGACGTCTCCGCGACCGCCGAGGCCCTCCACCAGGCGCTCGCCATGCCCGCCGACGAACGCGCCGCGCGCACGGCCCGCCTGGCGGAGGCGGCCACCGCCCTGCCGCCCCAGCGCTGGTTCCTCGACCAGCTGGAGGCCCTCCGCAACCCGTCCTAG